In the genome of Pseudomonadota bacterium, one region contains:
- a CDS encoding DUF72 domain-containing protein, producing the protein MNHEQGFIMGDILIGTSGFSFDDWVGEVYPAHIKKHEMLPYYEKTLGFRALEVNYTYYSMPSKKTMESFSMKTSRDFSFVVKAYKGLTHERTGSPKEQCTLFKDGVSPLGDSLKALLFQFPYTFLPDSKNIDYLKMLRQEFENFESMVEFRNAKWFDNGYLDILKELSFGCCIVDEPRLKGLLPFYPVLTSDTGYFRFHGRNKAWFNEPVNVRYDYLYSEKELEKFVDPIMDISSKAGNTFVFFNNCHLGKAVKNAQMMKEMIKKVNSR; encoded by the coding sequence GTGAACCATGAACAAGGCTTTATTATGGGCGATATACTTATAGGTACAAGCGGTTTTTCCTTTGATGACTGGGTGGGAGAGGTATATCCTGCACATATAAAAAAGCATGAAATGCTGCCATATTATGAAAAAACATTAGGCTTCAGGGCACTCGAAGTCAATTACACATACTATTCGATGCCTTCAAAGAAGACTATGGAGTCTTTTTCGATGAAAACATCAAGGGATTTTTCTTTTGTGGTAAAAGCCTATAAGGGCCTGACCCATGAAAGGACCGGAAGCCCCAAAGAGCAGTGCACACTTTTTAAGGACGGGGTAAGTCCTCTGGGTGACAGTCTGAAGGCGCTTCTTTTTCAGTTTCCTTATACGTTTCTGCCTGACAGTAAAAACATAGACTATTTGAAGATGCTTAGGCAAGAGTTTGAAAATTTTGAATCAATGGTAGAATTCAGGAATGCAAAATGGTTTGATAATGGATATCTTGATATTCTTAAAGAATTGTCTTTCGGCTGTTGCATTGTTGACGAACCCAGGCTGAAGGGCCTATTACCATTTTACCCTGTCCTTACGTCAGATACAGGATATTTCCGGTTTCATGGAAGGAACAAGGCATGGTTTAACGAACCGGTAAATGTTAGATACGATTATCTTTACTCGGAGAAGGAACTTGAAAAATTCGTTGATCCGATAATGGATATTTCCAGCAAAGCAGGGAATACCTTTGTATTCTTCAACAACTGTCATCTGGGCAAGGCAGTAAAGAATGCGCAGATGATGAAAGAGATGATAAAAAAAGTGAATAGTCGTTAG
- a CDS encoding ROK family protein, translated as MRIGIDIGGTKIIAGLVDESGRVTCKKKIPAESEKGYAAVRDNIAGLIRTIVKEGNIKTEEVKRVGIACAGQIDKTTKNVLFSPNLDWHNVSLRGDIEKMCGIDTFIENDVNAAVYGEWKFGLKEVPDDVIGVSFGTGIGGGIIVDKKIYRGFSHVGGEVGHIIVNPYGYKCHCGNKGCFEAYCGGSYIIERVRTEVEEGYRGKLWDIIECNIGSLHTGHIEEAYLLGDTLCRRTWGEVIEYAGAALASLVNLLNPEVVILGGGVVYGSKYFIEDVKAAMEKRTMQASLAGLKIEKAKLGEDAGIVGAAFVE; from the coding sequence ATGCGTATCGGTATTGATATTGGCGGCACAAAAATTATAGCCGGTCTGGTTGACGAATCAGGACGGGTTACCTGCAAGAAGAAGATTCCTGCTGAGAGCGAAAAGGGTTACGCGGCAGTCAGGGACAACATTGCCGGATTAATAAGGACAATTGTTAAGGAAGGCAATATTAAAACAGAAGAGGTGAAAAGGGTGGGCATAGCCTGTGCCGGACAAATTGATAAAACTACTAAAAATGTTCTGTTTTCACCGAATCTTGATTGGCACAATGTGTCTTTAAGAGGCGACATTGAAAAAATGTGCGGTATAGATACTTTTATTGAGAATGATGTAAATGCAGCAGTATACGGTGAATGGAAATTCGGATTGAAAGAAGTTCCCGATGATGTGATCGGGGTGTCTTTTGGAACCGGCATTGGCGGCGGAATCATTGTAGATAAGAAAATCTACAGGGGATTTTCTCATGTCGGAGGCGAGGTGGGACACATTATAGTCAATCCCTACGGTTACAAATGCCATTGCGGAAACAAAGGCTGTTTTGAGGCATACTGCGGAGGCTCATATATAATAGAAAGAGTAAGGACTGAAGTTGAGGAGGGATATCGAGGGAAACTATGGGACATAATAGAATGCAACATCGGCTCGCTCCATACAGGCCATATCGAAGAAGCATATCTGCTTGGAGATACTCTTTGCAGAAGAACATGGGGAGAAGTTATTGAATATGCGGGCGCTGCCCTGGCAAGCCTTGTAAATCTTTTAAATCCTGAGGTTGTAATACTTGGCGGCGGGGTTGTATATGGGTCAAAATATTTCATTGAGGATGTAAAGGCTGCGATGGAGAAAAGGACAATGCAGGCATCCCTTGCCGGCTTAAAGATAGAGAAAGCGAAACTCGGTGAAGATGCCGGTATTGTCGGCGCAGCGTTTGTGGAGTAA
- a CDS encoding type II toxin-antitoxin system HicA family toxin: protein MGKLGNISGKEAVKAFQKDGWQTIGQVGSHVVMVKPDVRVNLSIPQHKELSTGTLRALIRNAGLTVERFLELL from the coding sequence GTGGGTAAATTAGGAAATATTTCCGGTAAAGAAGCGGTTAAAGCATTTCAGAAAGATGGTTGGCAAACTATTGGTCAGGTTGGGAGTCATGTGGTAATGGTTAAACCTGATGTCCGTGTTAATCTGTCCATACCTCAACATAAGGAATTGTCCACTGGTACGCTTCGTGCATTGATCCGGAATGCCGGTTTAACTGTAGAGCGGTTTTTAGAATTACTATAG
- a CDS encoding type II toxin-antitoxin system HicB family antitoxin: MIFHVMLEHAEDGWIVAECPALPGCVSQGKDEEEALENIKEAITAWLWAEDQKAMEGLSCKPDYQPIVVAV, translated from the coding sequence ATGATTTTTCATGTCATGCTTGAGCACGCCGAAGATGGCTGGATTGTTGCCGAATGTCCTGCGCTTCCTGGTTGTGTCTCTCAGGGAAAAGATGAAGAAGAAGCGCTTGAGAATATTAAGGAAGCTATCACTGCCTGGTTATGGGCTGAAGACCAAAAGGCAATGGAAGGACTCTCTTGCAAACCTGATTATCAACCCATTGTTGTTGCGGTGTAA
- a CDS encoding PD-(D/E)XK nuclease family protein, whose translation MTESNESMNDLKHRSLAEFLVGNSELEELSAKLSEFNILQVLRIEQAEIRHSNVLAWLLNPRESHGLLDTFVRRFISTLLLDNEQADFGLSPAKVELMNFSDVEVRREWSNIDLLIYSKENRLILLIEKKIRTKESKGQLVKYKERVRKTFPDVDVIIPVILTLDGDEPSTAAKESYYIPWSYVALYKAAGKVAEQNRSRIPEDAQTFLRHYLNILRRETMQDKELEDLCKSIYRKHKGAIDLIVQYGATTGFGEAADGFITKNHSKFKQTYSAPGELWFVPKEWARAMHEYEPVVGWRSPYPVSLWFVRYQQAQKVSIILEVGPMTDGTFRQQLVKAFAKAGFRTTEKSYREDARYTRVYSRSHKVRDLGDSDEIKEVIEELWQQSKDKVAEATKVINNFGWKRK comes from the coding sequence ATGACTGAATCAAACGAAAGCATGAATGATTTGAAACACCGCAGCCTGGCCGAATTCCTTGTCGGCAATAGTGAATTGGAGGAGTTGTCAGCAAAACTGAGTGAATTCAATATCCTTCAAGTGCTTCGCATCGAACAGGCAGAAATACGGCACAGTAATGTTTTGGCCTGGCTTCTAAACCCGAGAGAAAGCCACGGTCTGCTCGATACCTTTGTGAGACGATTTATCTCAACGCTATTGCTCGATAATGAGCAGGCCGACTTCGGTTTGTCCCCGGCCAAAGTGGAATTAATGAATTTCTCTGATGTGGAAGTGCGGCGTGAGTGGAGCAACATCGATCTGCTCATCTATAGCAAGGAAAACCGCCTCATTCTACTGATTGAGAAGAAGATACGGACCAAGGAATCCAAGGGTCAACTCGTCAAGTATAAAGAGCGCGTCAGGAAGACCTTCCCGGACGTTGATGTAATTATCCCAGTGATCCTTACCCTCGACGGTGACGAACCCTCAACGGCAGCTAAAGAATCGTATTATATTCCCTGGAGCTATGTTGCGCTCTATAAAGCGGCAGGAAAGGTAGCGGAGCAGAACCGGAGCCGCATACCTGAGGATGCACAAACGTTCCTCCGCCATTACCTGAACATTTTAAGGAGAGAAACCATGCAAGACAAAGAGCTTGAGGATTTATGTAAATCAATTTACCGGAAGCATAAAGGCGCCATAGATCTGATTGTCCAGTATGGTGCCACCACGGGGTTTGGAGAGGCTGCTGATGGCTTTATCACAAAGAACCATAGCAAATTTAAACAAACATACAGCGCACCGGGGGAGTTGTGGTTCGTTCCGAAAGAATGGGCGCGCGCAATGCACGAATACGAACCTGTCGTGGGTTGGCGATCCCCTTATCCAGTTTCACTCTGGTTTGTCAGATATCAACAAGCTCAAAAGGTAAGTATCATTTTGGAGGTAGGCCCAATGACCGACGGAACATTCCGTCAACAGTTGGTGAAGGCGTTTGCTAAAGCTGGATTTAGGACAACTGAAAAATCTTATCGTGAAGATGCAAGATATACACGAGTCTATTCCCGCTCTCACAAAGTTCGAGATTTAGGCGATTCCGATGAAATAAAGGAAGTTATAGAGGAGCTATGGCAACAAAGCAAAGATAAAGTTGCAGAAGCCACGAAGGTCATTAATAATTTCGGTTGGAAAAGGAAATGA
- a CDS encoding TIGR04076 family protein, producing MSEEKGIGYRVVGTIKEVKGYCNAGHKVGEKIELSGHRSGNMCGFFYHDLFPYVIMLQFGGGFPVEWGDPDVIEASCMDIKNAVTIELRRIKE from the coding sequence ATGTCAGAAGAAAAAGGAATAGGCTACCGGGTAGTCGGTACAATAAAGGAAGTAAAGGGATATTGCAATGCAGGGCATAAAGTTGGGGAAAAAATTGAGTTGAGCGGGCATCGCTCAGGCAATATGTGCGGTTTTTTCTATCATGATTTGTTCCCCTATGTTATTATGCTACAGTTTGGCGGTGGTTTCCCTGTCGAATGGGGAGACCCTGACGTTATTGAAGCCAGTTGTATGGATATAAAGAATGCAGTAACGATAGAACTAAGACGCATAAAAGAGTAA
- a CDS encoding phosphomannomutase/phosphoglucomutase, with protein MNKEIFREYDIRGTVEQDLTDDVVKNIGRALATYMSDRGKINASVARDGRLSSEHFKNLLVEGMVESGLNVVDLGQAPTPLFYFSLFNLGMEGGIMVTGSHNPPEFNGFKVAFGKATLFGDEIQDLRKIIEEERFVHGTGSFREYKNIVDDYYTFLRGNIKLNKKFKVVIDAGNGVGGVVALPILKEMGQEVIDLYCDVDGHFPNHFADPTVEKNLVDLRKTVVETKADVGIGYDGDADRIGVIDNEGNIIWGDYLMIIFARDIFREKKGAYFVSEVKCSQNLYEDIEKHGGIPIMWKAGHSLIKKKMKEVNAVLGGEMSGHMFFADRFFGYDDAIYASLRFLEIMERDGRPVSEFLKDLPKLYSTPEIRINCPDEIKFDVVKKLTEYYRSKFKIIDIDGVRLVLDDGWGLVRPSNTGPILVLRFEAKTEEALERIQKMVNEDLNRIIKEN; from the coding sequence ATGAATAAAGAGATTTTTAGAGAGTATGATATAAGGGGCACAGTAGAGCAAGACTTAACTGACGATGTTGTGAAAAATATCGGCAGAGCCCTGGCAACATACATGTCCGACCGCGGTAAAATAAATGCATCTGTGGCAAGGGATGGCAGACTAAGCTCGGAACATTTTAAAAATCTTCTTGTTGAAGGCATGGTTGAAAGCGGCCTGAACGTCGTTGACCTTGGGCAGGCGCCTACCCCTTTGTTTTATTTTTCTCTTTTTAATCTCGGGATGGAAGGCGGAATTATGGTAACGGGGAGTCACAACCCGCCTGAATTCAACGGCTTTAAAGTAGCTTTTGGAAAAGCCACTCTTTTCGGTGATGAAATACAGGATTTGAGAAAAATAATAGAAGAAGAGAGATTTGTCCACGGAACAGGCTCCTTCAGAGAGTACAAAAATATCGTTGATGATTACTACACGTTTTTGCGTGGGAATATTAAACTCAATAAAAAATTCAAAGTGGTAATAGATGCCGGAAACGGTGTTGGAGGCGTGGTTGCTCTCCCTATTTTGAAGGAAATGGGGCAGGAAGTAATAGACCTTTATTGTGATGTGGACGGGCATTTCCCGAACCATTTTGCAGACCCGACAGTTGAAAAAAATCTTGTTGACCTCAGAAAAACGGTCGTTGAAACAAAAGCCGATGTCGGCATCGGCTACGACGGCGACGCCGACAGGATCGGTGTGATTGATAATGAAGGGAACATTATCTGGGGCGATTATCTTATGATCATTTTTGCAAGAGATATTTTCAGGGAGAAAAAAGGCGCCTACTTTGTGTCTGAGGTAAAATGCTCGCAGAACCTCTATGAAGATATTGAAAAGCATGGCGGCATTCCGATTATGTGGAAGGCAGGTCATTCATTGATAAAAAAGAAAATGAAGGAAGTTAATGCCGTTCTCGGCGGCGAGATGAGCGGGCATATGTTTTTCGCTGACAGATTTTTCGGATACGATGATGCCATTTACGCATCTCTGCGGTTCCTTGAGATCATGGAAAGAGATGGGAGGCCTGTTTCCGAGTTTCTAAAAGACCTTCCGAAGCTGTACTCAACACCCGAGATACGGATAAACTGTCCGGATGAAATAAAGTTCGACGTAGTTAAAAAACTGACTGAATATTATAGAAGTAAGTTTAAAATTATCGATATAGATGGTGTAAGGTTGGTACTCGATGACGGTTGGGGGCTTGTAAGACCTTCGAACACAGGACCCATACTTGTTCTGCGCTTTGAGGCAAAGACCGAAGAGGCGCTGGAAAGAATCCAGAAAATGGTCAATGAAGACCTTAACCGGATTATAAAGGAGAATTAA
- a CDS encoding TIGR03936 family radical SAM-associated protein, with the protein MKIIPNNIMKPARYTGIEPNRVMKNPEEVSVRFALCYPDVYEIGMSYYGYFLLYELANTVEGVWCERCFAPWYDMDDYMKSKDIPLSVLESGTPLYAMDLVGFSLSYELNVTNVLNMLKLGKIPLRSEDRQAGPIIIGGGPLMLNPRPFEKFFDLIVIGEAEESLVEMLNVFKSIKGDNRANIIRELAKIEGIYSPLYPKESVKRSYIKDLDASYHPLKPPIPVSGSIHNRLNIEISRGCGNGCRFCMAGFGYRPYRERSFERIKEIIDISIKGTGYEEISLLSLSSGDYSALFQTISYIKEHHKGVSVSLPSLKIGSISEDEIGAISSIARTGFTFALESASPGIRCMINKNIDVDVLFRQLPLLKKCGWRRLKIYFMIGFPWEKEEDISIIKEIVRSFEQAGMDINLAISPFIPKPHTPFQWLPMEDADTLREKMSVIRTLLRKKGKTVKYRDVATSMIEGIISRGDASLSPLFEYLADKDVRLEAWREFFKPEVYYEWFNNNGIGMEKYLGKKEFDKPLPWEFIDTGVDKSFLIDETKSAELGKLTTDCYSGCAQCGIGCESEVRIGKSQITNLKSQISDSEINTVQYVQKPENPKFTITKKFTLRYGKYGNARYMGHIDAMDILLRALRVSGVSIKMHGKYHPMPNIALSDALPVGIESICELMEIETETGTFSDKKVLKEMNRILPAGMKILEIVESNLKYMVKEYTYILVSGENEGLEDLKKWRTGTKNTFYLWKGKGIKTFWQKGIFSRIMKVEDRKIHGI; encoded by the coding sequence ATGAAAATCATACCCAATAATATCATGAAACCAGCCCGCTACACGGGCATTGAACCCAACAGGGTCATGAAAAATCCTGAAGAAGTCTCTGTCCGTTTTGCCCTTTGCTACCCCGATGTATATGAGATCGGCATGTCCTATTACGGATATTTTCTTCTCTATGAGCTTGCAAATACGGTGGAAGGGGTGTGGTGTGAAAGATGCTTTGCCCCCTGGTACGACATGGATGACTACATGAAGTCGAAAGACATACCGTTAAGCGTTCTTGAGTCCGGAACGCCGTTATATGCAATGGATCTGGTGGGCTTCTCCCTTTCCTATGAACTGAATGTAACAAATGTACTCAACATGCTTAAACTCGGCAAAATACCGCTAAGATCAGAAGACAGACAAGCCGGCCCTATTATCATCGGCGGCGGACCCCTTATGCTGAATCCGAGACCCTTTGAAAAGTTTTTTGATCTGATTGTTATCGGCGAAGCAGAGGAAAGCCTGGTTGAAATGCTGAATGTCTTTAAAAGTATAAAAGGAGACAACAGAGCAAATATTATCAGAGAACTGGCAAAGATCGAAGGTATTTACTCTCCTTTATATCCTAAAGAATCCGTAAAAAGGTCGTATATAAAAGACCTTGACGCTTCTTATCACCCGTTAAAGCCGCCTATACCTGTTTCCGGAAGCATCCATAACAGGCTGAATATCGAAATATCGAGAGGCTGCGGAAACGGATGCCGCTTCTGTATGGCAGGATTCGGATATAGACCATACAGGGAAAGATCCTTTGAAAGGATTAAGGAGATAATAGACATCTCAATTAAGGGTACCGGGTACGAAGAGATATCCCTTCTTTCATTGAGTTCCGGCGACTACAGCGCCCTTTTTCAAACCATCTCCTATATAAAAGAGCACCATAAAGGGGTATCCGTTTCATTGCCATCCCTGAAAATAGGCAGCATAAGTGAAGATGAGATTGGAGCAATAAGCAGCATTGCAAGGACCGGATTTACCTTTGCCCTTGAATCTGCTTCTCCCGGGATCAGATGCATGATTAATAAAAATATTGATGTTGATGTGCTTTTCAGGCAACTGCCTCTCCTTAAAAAGTGCGGCTGGAGAAGATTGAAAATATACTTCATGATAGGTTTCCCATGGGAAAAGGAAGAAGACATATCAATAATCAAAGAGATTGTCAGGAGTTTTGAACAGGCCGGCATGGATATAAATCTTGCAATTTCTCCATTTATCCCCAAGCCGCATACACCCTTCCAGTGGCTGCCCATGGAAGATGCAGATACTCTGAGAGAAAAGATGTCAGTAATAAGAACACTGCTGCGGAAAAAGGGTAAAACAGTAAAATACAGAGATGTTGCGACAAGCATGATCGAGGGGATAATTTCAAGAGGCGATGCCTCCCTGTCGCCTCTTTTTGAATACCTTGCAGACAAAGATGTAAGGCTTGAAGCATGGAGAGAATTTTTTAAACCGGAAGTCTATTATGAATGGTTCAATAATAACGGAATAGGCATGGAAAAATACCTCGGGAAAAAGGAGTTTGACAAACCTCTGCCATGGGAATTTATTGATACAGGTGTTGACAAGTCCTTTCTGATCGACGAAACAAAAAGTGCTGAACTTGGCAAGCTCACTACAGACTGTTATTCAGGTTGTGCACAGTGCGGCATAGGCTGTGAATCAGAAGTCAGGATTGGGAAATCACAAATCACAAATCTTAAATCTCAAATTTCTGATTCCGAAATTAATACGGTTCAATACGTCCAAAAGCCGGAAAATCCAAAGTTCACAATTACAAAAAAGTTTACGCTCAGATACGGAAAATATGGTAATGCAAGGTATATGGGTCATATTGACGCCATGGATATCCTGCTCCGGGCACTCAGGGTTTCCGGGGTTTCGATAAAAATGCACGGGAAATACCATCCTATGCCGAATATTGCCCTGTCCGATGCACTTCCCGTCGGGATCGAGAGCATCTGCGAATTAATGGAAATAGAGACAGAGACCGGCACTTTTTCGGATAAAAAAGTGCTAAAGGAAATGAACAGGATATTGCCTGCAGGTATGAAGATTTTAGAAATTGTTGAGAGCAACCTGAAATATATGGTAAAAGAATATACATATATTTTGGTCTCCGGTGAAAATGAAGGACTGGAAGATTTAAAAAAATGGAGAACCGGAACAAAAAACACTTTTTACCTTTGGAAAGGCAAGGGAATTAAAACATTTTGGCAAAAAGGAATATTTAGCAGGATAATGAAAGTAGAAGACAGGAAGATACATGGGATCTGA
- a CDS encoding Rne/Rng family ribonuclease — MGSELIINVTFNEIRMAFLENSMPVEFFIERKNDKNMVGNIFKGRVARIVPGMDAAFVDVGLEKSAFLYVGDIMLDKAMYEEYEDADLIFPIEMNERIEGVLEEGQELIVQVSREPIGQKGTKVTSKITLPGRLLVLMPSTQHIGVSRRIDQEEERKRLADMLKDICPKGFGLIARTASEGKTTEELSADLNFLMRIWESIHEKAKYTRAPSILHQDLGLILRVIRDLHSHNLKKIVIDNEPLFKTIEEFLKEYLPEEKCEAIYFDEKDPIFEAYGIEIDIAKLIQKKIWLKSGGYIIIDYTEALTVIDVNTGRYLGKKGLEDTILRTNLEAVKEIAYQIRLRNIGGIIVVDFIDMERKESRDTVFQALMEALKRDRIKTFVYPISEIGLVQITRKRTRHNIVNMLTETCPNCDGSGYVKSRYTVCYEVLREIRSFCRNEEVDSVNVYLSPEAATFIYEEEKSSIEFIENTLKTKVNLIANPDFSIDRFQVVKAS, encoded by the coding sequence ATGGGATCTGAACTGATCATTAATGTAACATTCAATGAAATTCGTATGGCTTTTCTGGAAAATAGCATGCCTGTGGAATTTTTTATCGAAAGGAAAAACGATAAAAACATGGTGGGAAACATTTTCAAAGGCAGGGTAGCAAGGATTGTTCCTGGAATGGACGCCGCCTTTGTTGATGTTGGACTTGAAAAATCAGCATTTTTGTATGTCGGCGATATCATGCTGGATAAGGCTATGTACGAGGAATATGAAGATGCAGACCTTATTTTCCCCATTGAGATGAACGAAAGGATAGAAGGTGTATTAGAAGAAGGGCAGGAATTGATCGTACAGGTTTCAAGAGAACCTATAGGCCAAAAAGGAACTAAAGTCACTTCAAAAATAACGCTGCCGGGAAGACTGCTTGTTCTTATGCCGTCGACTCAGCATATCGGTGTATCAAGACGAATAGATCAGGAAGAAGAAAGAAAAAGACTGGCTGATATGTTAAAAGACATATGCCCGAAAGGGTTCGGTCTCATTGCAAGAACCGCTTCGGAAGGCAAAACAACTGAAGAGCTGTCGGCTGATCTTAACTTTTTAATGAGAATATGGGAGAGCATCCATGAGAAGGCAAAATATACAAGGGCGCCTTCTATACTGCATCAGGACCTCGGGTTGATATTGCGGGTCATCAGAGACCTCCATTCACACAATCTGAAAAAGATCGTAATTGACAATGAACCGCTTTTTAAAACTATTGAGGAGTTTCTAAAGGAATATCTGCCGGAAGAAAAATGCGAAGCAATTTATTTTGATGAAAAAGACCCCATATTTGAAGCATATGGAATTGAAATAGACATTGCCAAACTTATACAGAAGAAAATATGGTTAAAATCAGGGGGATATATAATAATAGATTATACCGAGGCATTGACGGTTATTGATGTCAATACCGGCAGGTATCTTGGGAAAAAAGGTCTTGAGGACACCATACTGCGAACAAACCTTGAAGCCGTGAAAGAGATAGCATACCAGATAAGGTTGAGGAACATCGGGGGAATTATTGTTGTAGATTTTATAGACATGGAGAGGAAAGAATCGAGAGATACGGTCTTTCAGGCTCTAATGGAAGCTCTAAAAAGGGACAGGATAAAAACTTTCGTGTATCCCATCAGTGAGATCGGCCTCGTCCAGATTACACGGAAAAGGACAAGACACAATATAGTCAACATGCTTACTGAAACCTGCCCGAACTGCGACGGTTCAGGCTATGTAAAATCAAGATACACAGTTTGTTATGAAGTACTCAGAGAAATCAGAAGTTTTTGCAGGAATGAAGAGGTGGATAGCGTGAACGTCTATCTATCCCCCGAAGCAGCAACTTTTATTTACGAGGAAGAGAAAAGTTCAATAGAGTTCATAGAAAATACCCTTAAAACAAAGGTTAATCTTATTGCCAATCCTGATTTCAGCATTGACAGGTTCCAGGTAGTAAAAGCATCGTAG
- the ispE gene encoding 4-(cytidine 5'-diphospho)-2-C-methyl-D-erythritol kinase — protein MKNGKIRQHMQGSESVSKSDLANQNKDDAQHICMSPAKVNLFLKVLSKRDDGYHNIISIVSPVSIYDVIYFKNQDDEIVTVKDNKNCLPEGHANTIYRAAMLLKKRYGINKGINIYVEKNIPIGSGLGGPSSNAAAVLRELPKLWGLTIEHSDLVEMGKEIGADVPLFLSEGPCIIRGIGEKVSPIKLPRLWYLIIYPDIALKTPDVYGGLKIVLTKDKNDIKLRKNFESVQEVADILENDLEKVAILMCPKIKTLKERLIDAGAFGALMSGSGSSVFGIFKDKEQAKKTLISFGDMKSAFIAHSIHKGELNGYNRYQDFSGRGEAG, from the coding sequence GTGAAAAACGGAAAAATAAGACAGCATATGCAAGGTTCAGAATCCGTAAGTAAAAGTGATTTGGCAAATCAAAATAAAGATGATGCTCAACATATTTGCATGTCCCCTGCAAAAGTTAATCTCTTTTTGAAAGTCCTTTCAAAAAGAGATGATGGTTATCATAATATCATAAGCATCGTGTCGCCTGTTTCTATTTATGATGTGATATATTTTAAAAATCAGGATGATGAAATTGTAACTGTAAAGGATAATAAAAATTGTCTTCCCGAAGGGCATGCAAATACAATATACAGGGCAGCAATGCTGTTGAAAAAAAGATATGGAATCAACAAAGGGATTAATATATACGTGGAAAAAAATATACCAATAGGCAGCGGTCTTGGCGGACCAAGCAGTAATGCTGCTGCTGTTTTAAGGGAATTACCGAAATTGTGGGGATTGACTATAGAACATTCAGATCTTGTGGAAATGGGGAAGGAAATAGGCGCTGATGTTCCTTTATTCCTTAGCGAAGGCCCATGCATAATAAGAGGAATAGGAGAGAAGGTATCGCCTATCAAACTACCCCGGTTATGGTACCTCATCATATATCCTGATATAGCGTTAAAAACCCCGGATGTATATGGAGGCCTAAAAATCGTATTGACAAAAGACAAAAATGATATTAAATTGAGGAAAAATTTTGAATCTGTTCAAGAAGTTGCGGATATCCTGGAAAACGATCTTGAGAAGGTCGCCATATTAATGTGTCCAAAAATTAAGACATTAAAAGAGAGATTAATTGATGCAGGCGCTTTTGGTGCGCTTATGAGCGGCAGTGGATCCTCGGTTTTCGGTATATTCAAAGATAAGGAGCAAGCAAAAAAAACATTGATATCTTTCGGCGATATGAAAAGTGCATTCATTGCACATAGCATACATAAGGGGGAGTTAAATGGATATAACAGATATCAAGATTTTTCCGGTAGAGGAGAAGCGGGTTAA
- the spoVG gene encoding septation regulator SpoVG: protein MDITDIKIFPVEEKRVKAYASIVFDNCFIVRDLKVINGDSKLFVAMPSKKMKDGSYRDTVHPLNNATRQKIELSVIEAYEKEAHRKHQQ from the coding sequence ATGGATATAACAGATATCAAGATTTTTCCGGTAGAGGAGAAGCGGGTTAAAGCTTATGCATCAATTGTATTTGACAATTGTTTTATTGTGAGGGATTTGAAAGTGATAAATGGGGACAGCAAACTTTTTGTTGCAATGCCGAGCAAGAAAATGAAAGACGGTTCTTATAGAGACACAGTTCATCCTTTGAATAATGCTACAAGGCAGAAAATTGAATTAAGCGTGATTGAAGCATACGAAAAAGAGGCACACAGAAAACATCAGCAATAA